The following DNA comes from Methanothermus fervidus DSM 2088.
AAAAAAACTAGTGAAAAAGAAAGTAAAAAGGTAAGGGCGTGATTTAGATGCGTACTCATACAATATCTGCGTTGGTAGAACATAAACCAGGAGTTTTACAAAGAATATCTGGTTTATTTACTAGAAGAGGTTATAATATTGAAAGCATAACAGTGGGAGAATCTGAAAATCCAGAGTTGGCAAGAATGACTATAATAGTTAAAGGAGATGAAAAAGTATTAGAACAAATCACAAAACAATTAAATAAGCTTGTAGACGTTATAAAAGTTAGAGATTTAGATCCAAAAACTACAGTGATGAGAGAATTATGTTTAATAAAAGTACATGCACCTGATGAATCTTCACGTTCAGAAGTAATACAATATGCTAATATATTTAGAGGTAGAATAGTTGATGTAAGTCCTGAAACATTGACAGTAGAAGTCACAGGGGATCCTGAA
Coding sequences within:
- a CDS encoding acetolactate synthase, small subunit (COGs: COG0440 Acetolactate synthase small (regulatory) subunit~InterPro IPR002912: IPR019455: IPR004789~KEGG: mth:MTH1443 acetolactate synthase 3 regulatory subunit~PFAM: Acetolactate synthase, small subunit-like; amino acid-binding ACT domain protein~SPTR: O27492 Probable acetolactate synthase small subunit~TIGRFAM: acetolactate synthase, small subunit~PFAM: ACT domain; Small subunit of acetolactate synthase~TIGRFAM: acetolactate synthase, small subunit); its protein translation is MRTHTISALVEHKPGVLQRISGLFTRRGYNIESITVGESENPELARMTIIVKGDEKVLEQITKQLNKLVDVIKVRDLDPKTTVMRELCLIKVHAPDESSRSEVIQYANIFRGRIVDVSPETLTVEVTGDPEKINALISLLESFGIKELARTGPTAISRGKKTI